The Methanolacinia petrolearia DSM 11571 genome has a segment encoding these proteins:
- a CDS encoding DUF371 domain-containing protein, with amino-acid sequence MPEHDPCNTIKELKAVEIIHCRGHPNVTGTHRSTFEITKEPEVSRTGTCIIGVSSDKGAKDLSEKFKKILADERSELTAVFEVGGSHFQVRSFGSAGITLEHETDLVWRRSSFTCGRTVGVYSDYTAGQIPRDIIKKIQEGAEITVILTVRLNPEARSPSVPHLPGIFHSFEESPCRACRE; translated from the coding sequence ATGCCTGAACATGACCCGTGCAACACGATAAAAGAATTAAAAGCTGTTGAAATAATCCATTGCAGGGGGCATCCGAATGTTACAGGGACACACAGATCGACTTTCGAGATCACAAAGGAGCCCGAAGTCTCAAGAACCGGCACATGCATCATAGGAGTTTCTTCGGACAAAGGGGCAAAAGATCTCTCGGAAAAATTCAAAAAAATTCTTGCCGACGAGCGATCCGAACTAACTGCCGTTTTTGAGGTCGGCGGGTCGCATTTTCAGGTCCGCTCGTTCGGTTCTGCAGGAATAACCCTTGAACATGAAACAGACCTTGTTTGGAGAAGAAGCAGTTTTACGTGTGGAAGAACAGTCGGGGTATATTCAGACTATACAGCCGGACAGATCCCGCGTGATATTATAAAAAAGATACAGGAAGGCGCGGAGATTACAGTAATACTTACTGTCCGGCTGAATCCTGAAGCTCGGTCACCTTCAGTTCCGCATCTTCCAGGTATTTTTCACAGCTTTGAAGAATCTCCATGCCGCGCCTGTAGAGAGTGA
- the xseA gene encoding exodeoxyribonuclease VII large subunit, whose product MDWFGIEEDSGENKIKSVSEISAIIKSRLDDDSLRGIWIEGEMTNLKNHASGHLYFSMTESVYGREYLINCAMWRSSAREVGFRPENGMKVRAYGSVEVYEPHGKYQFIVRELSAAGAGDKHFLVERWKRELAEEGLFDEVFKKMLPQFPRKVGVVSSPSGAARRDIENVISRRYPVEIILSPALVQGDNAHADIARAIRRIDGLVDVIIVGRGGGSFEDLFPFNHPDVVRAVFECKTPVVSAVGHEIDFTLVDLAADVRAPTPSAAAEIVVPDRCELENQLRSYEKTLMNSVTDRITRERELLEGFRLRLQPKKFEQLINEEFQRLDDLFGRLNHSMNGYIERQRMSLGLLRASLAASDPKKPLERGYCIVRKNDSVVRSAADLFRDDRVEIVLKDGECKAVIEDVNHGKNI is encoded by the coding sequence ATGGACTGGTTCGGCATAGAGGAGGATTCCGGGGAGAATAAGATAAAGTCCGTCTCCGAGATCTCTGCAATTATAAAAAGCAGGCTTGATGATGACTCGCTCCGTGGGATATGGATCGAGGGGGAGATGACAAACCTTAAGAATCATGCCTCGGGCCATCTGTATTTCTCCATGACAGAATCGGTTTACGGGAGAGAGTATCTTATAAACTGTGCAATGTGGCGCAGCTCCGCCCGGGAAGTGGGATTCAGGCCTGAAAACGGCATGAAAGTTCGTGCATACGGTTCGGTCGAGGTCTATGAGCCTCACGGGAAGTACCAGTTTATTGTAAGGGAACTGAGTGCCGCGGGTGCAGGCGACAAGCATTTTCTCGTGGAGAGATGGAAGAGAGAGCTTGCGGAAGAAGGTCTTTTCGATGAAGTATTCAAGAAGATGCTTCCCCAATTTCCCAGAAAGGTAGGAGTTGTGTCTTCTCCTTCGGGTGCTGCAAGGCGCGATATAGAAAATGTGATCTCCCGCAGGTACCCCGTTGAGATTATCCTGTCGCCGGCGCTTGTCCAGGGGGACAACGCACATGCTGATATCGCAAGGGCCATACGCCGCATCGACGGTCTTGTGGATGTTATAATCGTCGGAAGGGGCGGAGGCAGTTTTGAGGATCTGTTCCCGTTTAATCACCCGGACGTCGTAAGAGCGGTATTTGAATGCAAGACCCCTGTTGTAAGTGCGGTCGGCCATGAGATCGATTTCACGCTTGTCGATCTTGCAGCGGATGTCAGGGCTCCGACACCGTCGGCGGCTGCAGAGATCGTGGTCCCGGACAGATGCGAACTGGAGAACCAGCTGAGATCATATGAAAAGACGCTCATGAACTCAGTGACCGACAGGATCACGAGGGAGAGGGAATTGCTCGAGGGTTTCAGGCTGAGACTGCAACCGAAAAAGTTTGAACAGCTGATTAATGAAGAGTTCCAGAGACTTGACGATCTCTTCGGCCGCCTGAATCATTCGATGAACGGTTATATTGAAAGGCAAAGGATGTCCCTCGGGCTTCTGCGGGCTTCGCTGGCTGCATCTGACCCGAAAAAACCGCTTGAGAGAGGATATTGTATAGTCCGCAAGAATGATTCTGTTGTGAGATCCGCGGCAGATCTTTTCAGGGATGACCGGGTTGAAATAGTCCTGAAGGATGGAGAATGCAAAGCAGTTATAGAGGATGTGAATCATGGAAAAAACATATGA